In the Halorubrum ruber genome, GGATTCAGCCTCCGTCGCGGCACCGATCGGGTCACCCTCGTGAGCGGTCACGGCGGCCGTGCCCTCGTCGACCGCGCGAGGTTCGGGGGCGTCGGCTTCCTCGTCGAGTTCCGGTTCGTCGTCCTCGTCGAACTCCGGCTCCTCGGCGTCGGCGTCCGGTTCCGCATCGTCCTCTGTCGCTTCGTCCTCGCCCTCAACGGACTCCGCGTCGGCCTCCTCGGTTTCGGACGCCTCGTCGGGCTCTCTCGCGGGATCCTCCGGCAACAGCTCGTCGTCCTCCGCCATTCCGGGGAGGGTCGCGCGGTCGCCGGAGAGCACCTCTCGCACCGCGTCCGTGTCGCCGGCGCCGAGGACGTCCTCTATCTCCTCGCCGACCGGAACATGTTCGATCACGGGCGTCCCGAGGAATCCGTCGAGGTCGGGGTCGTCGTCGCGGATCCCGAACACCGTCTCCACGGTCTCGTCGGGGTCGATCACGCGTTCGAACTCCACGCGGTGGTCCTTGTACGCCGTCCAGTTCTCGCTCTCGTACTCCGGGTGGAACCCCACCCGATCCATCGGGAACGACTCCGGGATCCGGTCGACGATACGCACCCGTACGGGGTCCTCGCGGTGCGAAGAGAGGGTGTACATCACCGCGGGCACGGGGAACGCGTCGTCCGTGAAGGATTTCTCGACGCGGATTCCGTCCTCGTCGACGGTCGTGGCCGCCTCCGCCGTCCGTTCGCTCATACCCGCACGTCCCGGAGCAGGGGCTTAAATTCCACGGGCCGGGTTTCGTGGTTGATAACCGAAACGCCGGGAAAGCGGCCGTTCGGCTCCCGTTTACAGGTCGATCCGATCACCGATCTCGACTATCTCTAACCGCTCCGGCGACTCGTAGCTCCGGACGTGGTCGTGGAGCGCGGTCGGGTCGGCGGTCAGCCCCTTCCACATGTCCCAGTGGGTCGGCACCAACCGGTCGAGGTCGAGGTCGTTCGCGGCCGTCGCGATCTCGTTCTCGTCGCTGTACCACTTCGTCTGGACCGGCTCGCCCGTCTCCTTGTCCGGAATCGTCCCCTCGGAGCCGAACGCGAGGATACCGAGGTCGATGTCGAACCGCTCCGCGAGTCCCGTAAAGGACGGCGAAGGCTTGCTGTCGCCGGCGTGGAACACCGTGCCCGCGTCGTGTTCGATGACGTAGCCGACCGGGTGGGTAGCGTCGGCGTCGTGCGTCTCGACGACGTGGACGGTGAACTCCCCGATCCGCAGCTCGTCGCCCTCCCGAACCTCGGTGAAGGCGGCCTCGCTCACCGCGTACTCCTCGGTCCACGCCTCCTCCTCGCGCGCGACCGCGAGCGAGTCGTCGGGCGCGACGAGGTCGGCGTCGGTGTTCGCTAAGATCGGTGCCTGCGAGGGGCCGTGGACGTGATCCGTGTGCTCGTGGGTGGCCAAGACCGCGTCAGCCGCCTCGACGTCTTCGGGATCGAAGGGTATCGGTATCATGCGGATCGTCCGCGGCGGGTCGCCCGTGCCGACGTACGGGTCGATCCAGATAACGGTCCCCTCGCTTCCCTTGATCGCGAAGCCGTTACAGCCCAGATACCACAGCGCCACCGTGTCGGGGTCGGCGTCCGCGATCGCGCGCGGCAGCCAGTCGCCCCAGTCGGAGTCGACCATGGGCGTCGATGCGGATGCGGCGGGGGTAATTATTCCGGAGTGCGTCCGAATTGGTGGCCCAATGCCGATATCCGTTGCTCCTGAAACGACAAAAATCTGTTCGACCCCGAACAAATAAATCATATGTCGCTATACTAAATACAGGCCGAATCGAAACGATAGGCGGTCACCGAGTATCCTCGCGAAACCCGGCCACTGCGTCCGGTCGGGGGCGACGCGGTCAGCCGCGAAAGAGGTTGACGACCTCGTCGACGACGTCGGACTCCACCGCGAGGATGTACCGTTCGGAGGCCTCCAGCATCGTTTCGGGGCCGGCGAGACCGTCCCGGTCCGCGGTGGAGATGAGGAGGCTCCCGGCGGGGAGGGCGACCTCGTCGAGTCGTCTCCCCGCCACCGGGGCCGACTCGGCGACCGTCACCTCGATGATGTCGAGGTCGGCGGTGGGGTACACGAGCGTCCGAATCCCCTCGCCCGTGAGCATGTCGGCCGCGTGGTCGCCGCCGAGCGACTGCGGGAGGAGGGTGGCGTCGACGACCTCGTCGTGGTCCGGCTCCGTGGCCGTCTCCGATCGGGCGAGCGTCCGGATCGACGGCTCGAGGTAGTGGGCCGTCAGGCAGATCTCCGTGTTCGTCTCCGTCTCGTCGGTGAGCGCCGCGATCGCGTCGGCGTCGCCGAGGTCCGCCTGCCTGAGGATCGACTGGTCCGTGGCGTCGCCGTGGATCACCGGTCCGAGGTACGCGTCGGCCAGCTCCTCGACGCGGTCCCCGTCGACCTCGATCAGCAGCACTTCGTGTCCCTGCTCCGTGAGGTTCTCCGCGGTCCGCAGCCCGACCCGGCCCCCGCCGGCGATGACGAACCGCTTCGTTCGGGTCATGTGCCGGATCTCGGCCCGCAGCGCCTTCAATCCGGCCGACGTTCCTACACGTCCGGAACGCCGGACACGGGCACCGCGGATAAACCGTTATCAGCCCACGACACGATTCCCAGGTCGGGGAAACTCTCACCGGATATGAAGTGGTCGAGACCGTCCGGATCCGAGCGTACGATGGACGAACTCGGACGCGGGGCTTCCGAGCGATGAGTGGG is a window encoding:
- a CDS encoding potassium channel family protein, with translation MTRTKRFVIAGGGRVGLRTAENLTEQGHEVLLIEVDGDRVEELADAYLGPVIHGDATDQSILRQADLGDADAIAALTDETETNTEICLTAHYLEPSIRTLARSETATEPDHDEVVDATLLPQSLGGDHAADMLTGEGIRTLVYPTADLDIIEVTVAESAPVAGRRLDEVALPAGSLLISTADRDGLAGPETMLEASERYILAVESDVVDEVVNLFRG
- a CDS encoding MBL fold metallo-hydrolase, which gives rise to MVDSDWGDWLPRAIADADPDTVALWYLGCNGFAIKGSEGTVIWIDPYVGTGDPPRTIRMIPIPFDPEDVEAADAVLATHEHTDHVHGPSQAPILANTDADLVAPDDSLAVAREEEAWTEEYAVSEAAFTEVREGDELRIGEFTVHVVETHDADATHPVGYVIEHDAGTVFHAGDSKPSPSFTGLAERFDIDLGILAFGSEGTIPDKETGEPVQTKWYSDENEIATAANDLDLDRLVPTHWDMWKGLTADPTALHDHVRSYESPERLEIVEIGDRIDL